The genomic stretch AGAAAGCCGAGGCGCAAGCGGCTGCTGCGTTGGGATCACAGGTCCATGCGAAGGATTTCGCTCTGCACTTCCACGGGATTTCGCCCAGCCTGGATCTTTACAACGTCGTAGTAGACGGAGCGAATCCATATCCGACGCCGCCGCTGCTCACCGTCGATCACATTCATCTCGGTGTCCGCGTCGTCTCTATTCTCAGCAAGACCTGGTACATGGACGATGTGACGATCAACCATCCGGTGGTCCGCGTCTTCATCGACGCGCACGGCACAGACAATCTGCCGCAGACCAAGAGCAACAGCCAGAAGAAGAGCAACACCAACATCTTCGATCTCGGAGTGCGTCATGCGCTCTTAGATAACGGCGAGATCTACTACAACAATCGTAAGAGCGTGATGAACGCCGACTTGCACGATCTCACGTTCCAATCTGGATTCGATCCGTCGCAGAAGCGCTACTCAGGAAACATCAGCTACAAAGACGGACACCTTAAGCTCGAAAACTTCAATCCGATTCCACACGATCTAAGCGCGAAATTCGACCTCACGCCGCAAGCGTTCAAACTCACAGACGCCACTCTCACCAGCGGTGATTCGCATTTCATCCTCAATGCGACGCTCACCGACTTTGCCCATCCGCACGTGAATGCGACCTATCAGGCCGTCCTCGACTCCGGCCAATTCCGCCGGACGTTGAAGAACGCGTCCCTTCCGATCGGCGTTCTGAGCGCAAATGGATCGCTGGAATATCAGGCAAAACCTGATACGCCGATGCTCGCCGTGATCGTGGTTGATGGAGGCCTGAACAGCCGCGAACTCCAGATCGTTACGCCGACCATGCGCACCAACATCCGCGACCTCGGCGCGCGGTATACGCTGCGCAACGGCAACCTCGAAGTAAAAGACATGCGCGCCGGCCTGCTCGGCGGAGAACTCACGGGCAATCTGGTCATGCGCGATCTCACCGGCAAGTCGCAGTCGCATCTGGTCGCTGCACTGCACGGAATCTCCGTTGCGGATTTGAAGACGATGATGAACTCTCCATCGCTGCGCCAGGTAAAGATGAATGGCAAAGTCGACGCTAACGCCGACGCGACCTGGGGACGCACCTTCAACGAGATGAAGGCCAAAGCCGACGCCACCGTGAACGCGAGCCTTGCGCCCGCAAAGGGAAACGGCGCGGCGGTTCCATTGAATGGCGCCATTCACGGCGCGTATTCAAATGCAACCAAGATCCTCGCACTCTCGAACAGCTTCATCCGCCTTCCGCAAACATCGGTGAACCTGAACGGAACGGTGAGCAACCGATCGGCGCTGCAAATCCATTTGCAATCGAATGATCTGCATGAACTGGAGAATATCGCCGACGAATTTCGTGCGCCAGGTTCGCAGGCCTTCGGCCTATATGGCACGGCCAACTTCAATGGTACGGTCAGCGGCTCGACGGCAGCACCGCATATTGCCGGCCAATTCAACGCCAACAACCTTCGCGTGCACGGCACGCAATGGAAGCTGCTGCGCACCAGGATCAATGCCAGCCCCTCCGGCGCGAGTCTTACCAACGGCGAGCTTGATTCTGCCGATCGCGGCCGCATTACTTTCAACCTAAGCACCGGGCTGCGCAAATGGGCTTTCACGAATACCAGTCCCATTCAGGTGGGACTCAACGCCAACAATCTGAATGTCGGCGAGCTGGCCAAAGCCGGAGGCGTGACTACGCCGATCAAAGGAACACTGGCAGCAAATGTAAATGTGCATGGCACGGAGCTGAACCCGATTGGACAAGGCGCAGTCAGCTTGACCAACGCTCAAATTTCCGGCGAGCCGATCAACGCATTGAACCTGAACTTCAACGGCACAGGCGAGGTCGTGAATGCCAAGTTGAGTGCTCGCATTCCCGCCGGTTCTGCGAACGGCAACCTTGTCTATTATCCGAAGTCACAGAACTATGACTTCCAACTCCAGGCGCCCGGAATTCAGCTCGCCCAATTGCAGACAGTGAAGCAGCGCGGCATGAATCTGACAGGCGTGTTGAGCCTGATCGCCAGCGGACGCGGTACGGTTCAGAATCCACAGCTTACAGCTTCTCTGCATATTCCCAAGTTGGTCATCGATAAACAGGCGATCAACGGCATCGCGCTGAACGCGAACGTCGCCAATCACGTTGGCGCCTTCGATCTGAGCTCGCAGGTTCTCAACACGTCCATTCGCGGACGCGGCACGGTTAACCTCACCGGCGACTACTACGCGAATGCCACGCTCGATACCCAAGCCATTCCCTTGGGCGCTATCGTCGCGGCCTACGCGCCGGCGCAGGCAGGCAAAATCAACGGCCAAACCGAACTCCACGCAACACTGAAGGGACCTCTGAAGGACAAAGCTCGCGTCGAGGCTCATGCGACCATTCCCATTCTGAACGTGAACTACGCCAATACAGTGCAGATCGGTGCGGCGAGTCCCATCCATGTTGATTATGTCAATGGCGTGCTTGCCCTTCAGCGCGTTCAGCTACGCGGGACAGATACCAACCTGCAGTTCCAGGCGACGGTGCCGGTCATCGAACGCAATGCTCCCGTGTCGCTGCTCGCACTGGGCACCATCGATTTGAAGCTGATTCAGCTGTTTGACCCTGATCTCGTCACCTCCGGGCAGCTTCGCCTGAACGTCAATTCCTATGGCCAGCGCGCCAATCCCAATGTTCAAGGGCAGATCGAAGTGATCAATGCCGGATTCGCCAGCGGAGATCTGCCACTAGGGTTGGAGAATGGAAACGGCGTATTGACGTTGACGAAAGATCGCCTGAACATAACCAGCTTCAAAGGTGAAGTCGGCGGTGGCCAGGTCACCGCGAGTGGTGGAGTTGTCTACCGGCCATCGCTCGCTTTTAATCTAGCGCTGGGCGGGCGCGGAATTCGCCTGCTGTATCCCCAGGGAGTTCGTACCAGACTGGGAATGAACCTCGCGCTTACCGGGAACCTCGACTCCGCGCTGCTTAACGGAGACGTGCGCATCAACCAGCTTTCGTTTGCGCCCGATTTCGATCTGATGACCTTCATCGGTCAATTCTCCGGAGATACAGTTCCGGCTCCCTCGCAAGGGTTCGCCGACAAGTTGAAGCTCAACCTTGCCGTGAACGCCACGAACGGCATCAGTCTCGTCAGTCGGACGCTCAGCCTCGATGGAACCGCGAACCTGGAAGTAAATGGCACCGCTGCGAATCCGGTGATTCTTGGGCGGGTGGTGCTCTCAGGCGGCGATCTCATTTTTCAAGGGA from Terriglobales bacterium encodes the following:
- a CDS encoding translocation/assembly module TamB domain-containing protein, coding for MSAAPNLPPYYNEPPEEPRQFEEPAPRRHGRWKKIVGWVIGIILLLIIAAGVTIYVLLHNESFHQYVLKKAEAQAAAALGSQVHAKDFALHFHGISPSLDLYNVVVDGANPYPTPPLLTVDHIHLGVRVVSILSKTWYMDDVTINHPVVRVFIDAHGTDNLPQTKSNSQKKSNTNIFDLGVRHALLDNGEIYYNNRKSVMNADLHDLTFQSGFDPSQKRYSGNISYKDGHLKLENFNPIPHDLSAKFDLTPQAFKLTDATLTSGDSHFILNATLTDFAHPHVNATYQAVLDSGQFRRTLKNASLPIGVLSANGSLEYQAKPDTPMLAVIVVDGGLNSRELQIVTPTMRTNIRDLGARYTLRNGNLEVKDMRAGLLGGELTGNLVMRDLTGKSQSHLVAALHGISVADLKTMMNSPSLRQVKMNGKVDANADATWGRTFNEMKAKADATVNASLAPAKGNGAAVPLNGAIHGAYSNATKILALSNSFIRLPQTSVNLNGTVSNRSALQIHLQSNDLHELENIADEFRAPGSQAFGLYGTANFNGTVSGSTAAPHIAGQFNANNLRVHGTQWKLLRTRINASPSGASLTNGELDSADRGRITFNLSTGLRKWAFTNTSPIQVGLNANNLNVGELAKAGGVTTPIKGTLAANVNVHGTELNPIGQGAVSLTNAQISGEPINALNLNFNGTGEVVNAKLSARIPAGSANGNLVYYPKSQNYDFQLQAPGIQLAQLQTVKQRGMNLTGVLSLIASGRGTVQNPQLTASLHIPKLVIDKQAINGIALNANVANHVGAFDLSSQVLNTSIRGRGTVNLTGDYYANATLDTQAIPLGAIVAAYAPAQAGKINGQTELHATLKGPLKDKARVEAHATIPILNVNYANTVQIGAASPIHVDYVNGVLALQRVQLRGTDTNLQFQATVPVIERNAPVSLLALGTIDLKLIQLFDPDLVTSGQLRLNVNSYGQRANPNVQGQIEVINAGFASGDLPLGLENGNGVLTLTKDRLNITSFKGEVGGGQVTASGGVVYRPSLAFNLALGGRGIRLLYPQGVRTRLGMNLALTGNLDSALLNGDVRINQLSFAPDFDLMTFIGQFSGDTVPAPSQGFADKLKLNLAVNATNGISLVSRTLSLDGTANLEVNGTAANPVILGRVVLSGGDLIFQGNRYLLQNGTIDFVNPYETQPVVNVAVNTTIQEYNIMMHFDGPVDRLHTNYTSVPSLPPSDIINLIAFGKTTEASAANPTPPGSMGAESLVASQVASQVTSRLQKIAGISQLSIDPELGGNQQNPGARVAIQQRVTGNLFVTFATDVTQTQNTTIKLEYHISPRVSFSGTRDENGGFGFDTKFHKSW